A single region of the Flavobacteriales bacterium genome encodes:
- the dnaA gene encoding chromosomal replication initiator protein DnaA, producing MEHTAESVWKNCLDFIKDNISPQSYKTWFLPIKPLKIKDNVLSIQVPSKFFYEWLEEHYIKLLKSAIRKELGADAKLVYSIVMENTYGNTKPYTVKIPSNNRGPIKNPKVSMPVEIGGSGVKNPFIIPGLKKVNVESQLNPNYTFENFVESDCNRLARSAGFAVAKNPGGTSFNPLLIYGGVGLGKTHLAHGIGIQIKDQYPEKIVLYVSAEKFTQQFIESIRQNTKNDFVHFYQMIDVLIIDDVQFFAGKEKTQDVFFHIFNHLHQHGRQIVLTSDRAPVDMQGMEQRLLSRFKWGLSADLQAPDLETRIAILNRKLYKDGIEMPKEVIEYLAYSITTNIRELEGALISLLAQSSLNKKKITLDLAKQMIDKFVKNTTREVSIDYIQKVVCDYFDMPLELLKSKTRKREIVQARQLAMYFSKQLTKSSLASIGAQCGNKDHATVLHACRTVNNLAETDKRFRTYVEEIEKKLTLS from the coding sequence ATGGAACACACTGCAGAATCGGTATGGAAGAATTGTCTTGACTTTATCAAGGACAATATCAGCCCCCAGAGCTACAAGACCTGGTTCCTCCCGATCAAGCCGTTGAAGATCAAAGACAATGTCTTGAGTATTCAGGTCCCCAGTAAGTTTTTTTACGAGTGGTTGGAAGAGCACTACATCAAGTTGCTTAAATCAGCTATTCGAAAAGAGCTAGGGGCCGATGCGAAGTTGGTCTACAGTATCGTCATGGAGAACACATACGGAAACACCAAGCCGTATACCGTGAAGATCCCGAGCAACAATCGCGGTCCCATTAAAAACCCAAAAGTGTCCATGCCGGTTGAAATTGGTGGAAGCGGAGTCAAGAACCCGTTTATCATCCCCGGCCTCAAGAAGGTGAATGTGGAATCTCAATTGAATCCGAATTACACCTTTGAAAACTTTGTGGAAAGCGACTGCAACCGTCTTGCGCGTTCAGCCGGATTCGCGGTAGCGAAGAACCCCGGCGGCACTTCATTCAATCCGCTATTGATCTACGGTGGTGTTGGATTGGGAAAAACACATTTGGCGCACGGGATCGGAATTCAGATCAAGGATCAGTATCCCGAAAAGATCGTGCTCTATGTCAGCGCTGAGAAATTTACGCAACAGTTCATCGAGAGTATTCGTCAGAATACGAAGAACGATTTCGTTCACTTCTATCAAATGATCGATGTACTCATTATCGATGACGTGCAATTCTTTGCGGGCAAAGAAAAAACCCAAGATGTCTTTTTCCACATCTTCAACCACCTACATCAGCACGGTCGACAGATCGTTCTGACTTCGGATCGTGCTCCGGTGGATATGCAGGGTATGGAGCAGCGACTTTTGTCGCGCTTTAAGTGGGGATTGTCTGCCGATCTACAAGCGCCTGATTTGGAAACGCGAATCGCGATCTTGAATCGAAAGCTCTATAAAGACGGTATTGAAATGCCTAAAGAAGTGATTGAGTACCTCGCTTATTCCATTACGACGAATATTCGTGAACTCGAAGGCGCCTTGATATCGTTATTGGCACAATCGTCATTAAATAAGAAGAAGATCACGCTCGATCTCGCCAAGCAGATGATCGATAAGTTCGTAAAGAACACGACTCGCGAGGTGAGCATAGACTATATTCAAAAAGTCGTTTGTGATTATTTCGATATGCCTTTGGAGTTGCTCAAAAGTAAAACGCGAAAGCGAGAGATCGTGCAAGCTCGTCAGCTCGCGATGTATTTCTCGAAGCAACTAACCAAGTCGTCGCTGGCCAGTATCGGTGCGCAATGCGGCAATAAAGACCACGCAACGGTCTTGCACGCTTGCAGAACCGTGAACAACCTCGCCGAGACCGATAAGCGCTTTAGAACGTATGTCGAGGAGATAGAGAAAAAGCTAACACTCAGTTAA
- a CDS encoding YigZ family protein has product MRGSDSDHYRAPSGVSEGEYKEKGSKFPAYLFPVSDEDDVNDALEKVRQLHPAAQHHCYAYRLDPDSGAYRVNDDGEPSGSAGKPIYGQLLSFEVHECLIVVVRYFGGVKLGVGGLITAYKEAAKMALDAVSIEDQWLSETFVLRYGYENTSDVQCWLHHKEIELENPRFEASCYGSIRVPRSRSEEIETELQGLTFVELISDH; this is encoded by the coding sequence ATGCGGGGCAGTGATTCGGATCATTACCGTGCCCCTTCGGGGGTGTCGGAAGGCGAGTACAAGGAAAAAGGAAGCAAATTTCCGGCCTATTTATTTCCCGTATCGGATGAGGATGACGTGAATGATGCCTTGGAAAAGGTACGCCAGTTGCACCCTGCGGCACAACATCATTGTTATGCCTATCGGCTCGATCCCGATTCCGGTGCTTATAGAGTGAACGATGATGGTGAGCCCAGTGGTTCGGCCGGAAAGCCCATATACGGACAGCTATTATCCTTCGAGGTGCACGAGTGCCTGATCGTGGTCGTGCGCTATTTTGGCGGAGTAAAGCTCGGTGTGGGTGGATTGATCACCGCGTACAAAGAAGCCGCGAAGATGGCTTTGGATGCGGTATCCATCGAGGACCAATGGCTGAGTGAGACCTTTGTTTTACGATACGGCTACGAAAACACCTCCGACGTACAGTGCTGGTTACACCATAAGGAGATTGAACTTGAGAACCCGCGGTTCGAGGCGTCGTGTTACGGAAGTATTCGCGTTCCTCGATCGAGGAGTGAAGAGATCGAAACAGAGCTTCAGGGGCTCACCTTCGTGGAGCTCATTTCTGATCATTGA
- the msrB gene encoding peptide-methionine (R)-S-oxide reductase MsrB, giving the protein MRFLPFLILLTACTSAQQPNSTSDGFQEQSDTTKIVKTEAEWRAELTEQEYYVLREKGTERAFTGDLWDNKEGGTYICAACDLPLFSGDAKFRSGTGWPSYWEPINKTNVAEVADRSMGMTRTEVVCARCGGHLGHVFNDGPRPTGLRYCINSVSLDFVPSANE; this is encoded by the coding sequence ATGAGATTTCTACCCTTTCTGATACTTCTAACTGCTTGTACGTCGGCTCAACAGCCCAATTCGACCTCAGACGGCTTTCAGGAACAGTCGGACACCACGAAGATCGTGAAGACCGAAGCTGAATGGAGGGCTGAATTGACCGAGCAGGAATACTACGTTTTGCGAGAGAAAGGCACTGAGCGAGCCTTTACCGGAGACCTTTGGGACAACAAAGAAGGTGGCACGTATATATGTGCGGCCTGCGATCTACCCCTATTTTCCGGTGATGCCAAGTTCAGGTCTGGCACCGGATGGCCTAGCTATTGGGAGCCGATAAATAAGACCAATGTGGCGGAGGTCGCTGACCGAAGCATGGGGATGACTCGCACAGAGGTCGTTTGTGCCCGCTGTGGAGGACATCTGGGGCACGTATTCAACGATGGGCCTCGTCCGACCGGATTGCGCTACTGCATCAACTCCGTATCGCTCGACTTCGTGCCTTCGGCGAATGAATGA
- a CDS encoding alpha/beta hydrolase, which translates to MAEKKSVRIPAYIRNLVFITEKINVRWATKLVLYFFFKPVKFPTPDYEVSALNAASKTRIAGPAGKTIQLYHWGAGPKVLLTHGWSGRGTQMGLLALALADADFEVISFDGPAHGSSTGKKTDLLEFVGAIRAVKAQNPDINILVGHSMGGLASVHAAVDDMSIEKVVLIGTPNTISEIIENFCRMVKASPNVAQRIKVHIEQTFDYKLEEYDSESAIRQLTDRRGFILHDKGDYDVPIHNAVEMHSAWGANCQLSITEGLGHRRILRDAEAIERVVNFVKG; encoded by the coding sequence ATGGCCGAAAAAAAGAGCGTCCGCATACCGGCGTATATCCGTAACCTCGTATTCATTACCGAAAAGATCAATGTTCGTTGGGCTACGAAACTGGTGCTTTACTTTTTCTTCAAGCCTGTAAAGTTCCCCACTCCCGATTACGAGGTATCTGCACTGAATGCCGCGTCCAAGACCCGAATTGCGGGTCCGGCCGGGAAAACCATTCAGCTTTATCATTGGGGTGCCGGTCCAAAAGTGTTATTAACCCATGGATGGAGCGGCAGAGGAACACAAATGGGCCTCTTGGCCCTGGCTTTGGCCGACGCGGACTTTGAGGTGATCAGCTTTGATGGCCCGGCGCACGGTAGCTCAACCGGCAAGAAAACAGACCTTCTGGAATTCGTAGGTGCCATTCGCGCCGTGAAGGCGCAAAACCCAGACATCAATATTCTAGTGGGGCATTCAATGGGCGGCTTAGCGTCCGTGCATGCAGCCGTGGACGATATGTCGATTGAAAAGGTGGTGCTTATTGGTACGCCAAATACCATTAGCGAGATCATCGAAAACTTCTGCAGGATGGTCAAGGCATCGCCGAATGTAGCTCAGCGAATCAAGGTACATATTGAGCAGACCTTTGACTACAAGCTCGAGGAATACGACTCTGAGTCGGCCATACGACAGTTGACCGATCGTCGTGGTTTTATATTGCACGATAAAGGAGACTACGATGTTCCGATCCACAATGCCGTTGAAATGCACAGCGCCTGGGGAGCCAATTGCCAGCTTTCGATCACCGAAGGGCTTGGTCACCGAAGGATTTTGCGCGATGCGGAGGCCATTGAACGGGTTGTTAATTTTGTTAAGGGTTAA
- a CDS encoding low molecular weight phosphotyrosine protein phosphatase: MTKILMVCLGNICRSPLAQGILESKVDSSQVKVDSAGTANYHVGESPDPRSVATARKYGIDISMQRGRQFEVEDFDRFDLIYVMDRSNHRNVLQLARSERDEAKVKLILNEVFPEENREVPDPYYGGDQGFEHVYELLSQASDRIIERI, translated from the coding sequence ATGACAAAGATCTTAATGGTGTGTCTCGGGAATATATGTAGAAGCCCTTTGGCACAGGGAATATTGGAGAGCAAGGTCGACAGCTCACAAGTGAAAGTAGATTCGGCCGGAACGGCGAATTACCACGTGGGCGAAAGCCCCGATCCAAGGTCGGTGGCCACGGCTCGTAAATACGGCATCGACATTTCAATGCAGCGCGGGCGCCAATTCGAAGTGGAAGATTTTGACCGGTTCGATTTAATCTATGTTATGGACCGATCGAATCATCGGAATGTACTACAATTGGCTCGCAGTGAACGGGATGAAGCTAAGGTTAAGTTGATCCTTAACGAGGTCTTTCCCGAAGAGAATCGCGAAGTGCCCGATCCGTATTATGGCGGTGATCAGGGGTTTGAGCATGTTTATGAACTTTTAAGTCAAGCCAGTGACCGAATTATCGAGCGAATTTGA
- a CDS encoding class I SAM-dependent methyltransferase, translating to MNDALGQALLDEMAGTRTQKLWTDAPNFAPEEFPVEHLIRTYEDMPELEQELLQKARGRVLDIGAAAGGHSLYLQRKGFEVHALEKSPGACAYMRHRGIENVIEIDLWRYAPDDPFDTALLIMNGLSLAGTLHNLPAFFEHLKSWLKPGGQIIFDSSDVRYLYDHDNLPTDRYYGEFRYRLRYKTILSGWFPWVFVDSSALESILDEVGLSWSLRFDGEHYDYGGVLTCQ from the coding sequence ATGAATGACGCCTTGGGCCAGGCCTTACTCGACGAAATGGCCGGTACCCGCACACAAAAGCTCTGGACCGATGCACCGAACTTTGCTCCGGAAGAATTTCCGGTGGAGCACCTGATTCGAACCTATGAAGATATGCCTGAGCTAGAGCAAGAACTGCTTCAAAAAGCTCGTGGTCGTGTACTGGATATTGGTGCGGCAGCTGGCGGACATTCACTTTACCTGCAACGGAAAGGATTTGAGGTACACGCGCTGGAAAAAAGCCCCGGTGCCTGTGCCTATATGCGCCACCGCGGGATCGAAAACGTAATCGAAATCGACTTGTGGCGCTATGCTCCAGACGATCCTTTCGACACTGCGCTGCTCATTATGAACGGCCTGAGCTTGGCCGGAACCCTACATAATCTGCCAGCATTTTTTGAACACCTGAAGTCGTGGTTGAAACCGGGTGGACAAATCATTTTCGATTCTTCCGATGTGCGTTACTTATACGATCACGACAACTTGCCCACCGATCGCTACTACGGCGAGTTCCGATACCGGTTGCGCTACAAGACCATTTTAAGTGGCTGGTTTCCGTGGGTGTTCGTGGATTCGTCGGCCCTTGAATCGATCCTCGATGAGGTTGGTTTATCTTGGAGCCTACGGTTCGATGGTGAACACTACGACTACGGCGGTGTCCTTACTTGCCAATGA
- a CDS encoding acyl-CoA thioesterase, with protein sequence MIRNETQIRVRYGETDQMGVVYYGNYAQYFEVGRVELLRSLGTSYRKLEEAGTMLPVLELKLKYIRSAKYDDLLTIVTEVREWPETRITFDHEVYNEEGTLLNVGHVTLVFVDIARQRPRKIPEQLAEYFLPFFNDQK encoded by the coding sequence ATGATACGAAACGAGACTCAAATTCGGGTCCGCTATGGCGAGACCGATCAAATGGGCGTGGTATATTACGGAAACTACGCCCAGTACTTCGAAGTAGGTCGTGTAGAGCTACTGAGATCCCTTGGAACGAGCTATCGAAAACTCGAAGAAGCGGGCACCATGTTACCGGTCCTCGAGCTCAAACTCAAGTACATTCGCTCCGCTAAATACGACGATCTTCTCACCATCGTCACCGAAGTGCGAGAATGGCCCGAAACGCGAATCACATTCGATCATGAAGTCTACAACGAAGAAGGCACCTTACTCAACGTAGGTCATGTAACCTTGGTGTTCGTGGATATAGCTCGGCAACGGCCGCGCAAAATACCGGAGCAACTCGCCGAATACTTTCTGCCGTTCTTCAATGATCAGAAATGA
- a CDS encoding SAM-dependent methyltransferase, with amino-acid sequence MASEPGVLYLIPTTLGENEPLEVLPLSVKKTVIDLTEFIVENEKSARRFLKKIGIRVPQDKLVLHILNKYTEADERDRFLDGLLMGRNIGLLSEAGMPAIADPGSEIVKVAHKQGFRVVPLVGPSSILLGLTASGMNGQNFAFVGYLPIDKKERKHRIKQLERRSREEGQTQIFIETPYRNHKLIDDLLGNLAPATRLCLAANITMSSEFIQTHKVEDWGRLGIPDLHKIPCIFLIQA; translated from the coding sequence ATCGCTTCGGAGCCTGGGGTACTTTACTTGATCCCAACCACACTAGGAGAGAATGAGCCTCTGGAGGTATTGCCTTTATCGGTCAAGAAGACCGTGATCGACCTAACGGAATTTATTGTGGAGAACGAGAAATCGGCCCGCCGATTCCTCAAGAAGATCGGAATCAGGGTTCCTCAGGACAAGCTAGTGCTGCACATTTTGAACAAGTACACGGAGGCCGATGAACGGGATCGCTTTTTGGACGGCTTACTCATGGGCCGCAACATAGGATTGTTGTCCGAGGCCGGAATGCCCGCAATAGCCGACCCCGGTTCTGAGATCGTCAAGGTTGCACATAAGCAGGGGTTTCGTGTGGTACCCTTGGTTGGCCCCTCCTCTATTCTGTTGGGTTTAACGGCATCCGGAATGAACGGTCAAAACTTCGCATTCGTGGGCTACTTGCCCATTGACAAAAAAGAACGCAAGCATCGAATTAAGCAACTAGAACGTCGTTCTCGAGAAGAAGGTCAAACTCAGATCTTCATTGAAACGCCCTATCGCAATCACAAACTGATCGACGACCTTTTGGGTAATTTGGCTCCGGCCACCCGTCTTTGCCTCGCCGCGAATATAACCATGTCGAGCGAGTTCATACAAACACACAAGGTCGAGGATTGGGGCAGACTTGGTATCCCCGATCTGCACAAAATTCCCTGCATATTCTTGATTCAAGCTTAA
- a CDS encoding DMT family transporter, with translation MIYLLLSVLTSSMVFVILRGFGDYGIDNRRAIVVNYFTAFALGLFWQGSAWIETGWWKELWAPHIVYMGFLFIFLFNVLALGAQKTGVSVTSVAVKMSVAIPVAASLLLYGERLSVLGVLGIAGALAAVFLITRPNKAQGALPIAKYWYFPVTLFFGAGLMDTLLKYHQTHFVPDGQFVLYTSAVFGTAGLMGFLQVTIRPQAETSWRKKDIWAGVILGVPNFGSIYFLLKTLQWERFPSSLIFPINNVTIVLSSAVLGVVLFKEKLNNAHRAGILLAVIAIWLMAYAGQ, from the coding sequence ATGATCTATTTATTGCTCAGTGTTTTGACCTCGAGTATGGTCTTCGTAATTCTGAGAGGGTTTGGCGATTACGGTATCGATAACCGCCGGGCAATTGTCGTTAATTATTTCACTGCCTTTGCGCTTGGCTTGTTTTGGCAGGGAAGTGCCTGGATCGAAACGGGTTGGTGGAAAGAACTTTGGGCTCCCCACATAGTGTATATGGGGTTCCTCTTTATATTCTTGTTCAATGTATTGGCGCTTGGAGCGCAGAAGACCGGGGTATCGGTTACCTCTGTAGCGGTTAAGATGTCGGTAGCCATTCCGGTCGCCGCTTCACTCCTGCTTTATGGTGAGCGATTGAGTGTGCTCGGGGTATTGGGTATCGCCGGAGCGTTGGCGGCGGTTTTCTTGATCACTCGGCCCAACAAAGCCCAAGGGGCATTGCCCATTGCGAAGTACTGGTATTTTCCGGTGACCCTATTCTTTGGGGCCGGATTAATGGACACACTTCTGAAGTATCACCAAACACATTTTGTGCCGGATGGCCAGTTCGTTTTGTACACCTCGGCGGTATTTGGCACGGCCGGACTCATGGGTTTTCTGCAGGTGACCATCCGGCCGCAGGCCGAAACCTCGTGGAGAAAGAAAGATATCTGGGCCGGCGTGATCTTGGGAGTACCCAATTTTGGGAGCATCTACTTTTTGCTCAAAACCTTGCAATGGGAGCGTTTTCCCTCGAGTTTGATCTTTCCGATCAATAATGTGACGATCGTTTTGTCGAGCGCTGTCCTAGGCGTGGTACTTTTCAAAGAGAAGTTGAATAACGCACATCGTGCTGGAATTTTGCTGGCGGTGATAGCGATTTGGTTGATGGCGTATGCGGGGCAGTGA